Proteins encoded together in one Catellatospora citrea window:
- a CDS encoding sugar ABC transporter ATP-binding protein codes for MSVPDQREPTTSAPVPALEVRGLVKHYPGVKALDGVDLVVHQHEVLGLAGENGAGKSTLLKALVGLVTPDAGEIYVRGEAVKLRSVVDAADHGIGMVFQEQSLVPNLTAAENILLGGEGPAVRRGVYRWDVMRRLAQEQLDKIGSKIDPLARTDTLSFADRQMVEIAKVLRIEQRSQHPPVIILDEPTSVLESKEIDTLFAQIRRLREFASVVFVSHRLDEVLDVCDRVSVLRGGQSVGEVATAGAVPRELHRMMIGSTGSDDHYHENAAASVEAEQPRLSVRGLSGKSFRDIDLDVAAGEIVAIVGVHGSGREDVCRALFGIEPTSAGEIRMDGKKVSLPNTRAACAAGIGYVPAERKNEGMVGPMSVAENMTLTKQKARCAGPFVAPRKQAGLVDRWIERLSIRTPGRDTPIQRLSGGNQQKVVLARWLIGDDIRLLLLDHPTRGLDIGARSEVYRLMRELATSGVATVLLADSLEEAIGMADRILVMNDGRVVTEVACPNGDKPTPLDLVKEMV; via the coding sequence GTGAGCGTCCCAGACCAGCGGGAACCCACGACGTCCGCGCCGGTGCCGGCGCTGGAGGTCCGCGGCCTCGTCAAGCACTACCCGGGCGTGAAGGCTCTCGACGGCGTCGACCTGGTCGTCCATCAGCACGAGGTGCTGGGCCTAGCCGGCGAGAACGGCGCGGGCAAGTCCACGCTGCTCAAAGCACTCGTCGGCCTGGTCACGCCGGACGCAGGAGAGATCTACGTCCGCGGCGAGGCCGTCAAACTGCGCAGCGTCGTCGACGCCGCCGACCACGGCATCGGGATGGTGTTCCAGGAGCAGTCCCTGGTGCCCAACCTGACCGCGGCGGAGAACATCCTGCTCGGCGGCGAAGGGCCCGCGGTCCGCCGCGGCGTCTACCGCTGGGACGTCATGCGCCGCCTGGCCCAGGAGCAACTCGACAAGATCGGCTCGAAGATCGACCCCCTGGCCCGCACCGACACCCTGTCCTTCGCCGACCGGCAGATGGTCGAGATCGCCAAGGTGCTGCGCATCGAGCAGCGCAGCCAGCATCCGCCGGTCATCATCCTGGACGAGCCGACCTCGGTCCTGGAGTCCAAGGAGATCGACACCCTGTTCGCGCAGATCCGCCGGCTGCGCGAGTTCGCCTCGGTCGTCTTCGTCTCCCACCGCCTCGACGAGGTGCTGGACGTGTGCGACCGGGTGAGCGTGCTGCGCGGCGGCCAGTCGGTCGGCGAGGTCGCCACGGCCGGCGCCGTCCCGCGCGAACTGCACCGGATGATGATCGGGTCCACCGGGTCCGACGACCACTACCACGAGAACGCCGCCGCGTCCGTCGAGGCCGAGCAGCCCCGGCTGTCCGTACGGGGGCTGTCGGGCAAGTCGTTCCGCGACATCGACCTCGACGTCGCCGCGGGCGAGATCGTGGCGATCGTCGGCGTGCACGGATCCGGTCGGGAGGACGTCTGCCGCGCGCTGTTCGGCATCGAGCCGACGAGCGCCGGAGAGATCCGGATGGACGGCAAGAAGGTCAGCCTGCCGAACACCCGCGCCGCGTGCGCCGCGGGCATCGGTTACGTGCCCGCCGAACGCAAGAACGAAGGCATGGTCGGCCCGATGTCGGTGGCGGAGAACATGACCCTGACCAAGCAGAAGGCCCGCTGTGCGGGCCCGTTCGTGGCGCCGAGGAAACAGGCCGGCCTGGTGGACCGCTGGATCGAGCGGCTGTCCATCCGCACGCCGGGCCGCGACACCCCCATCCAGCGGCTGTCCGGCGGCAACCAGCAGAAGGTGGTCCTGGCCCGATGGCTGATCGGCGACGACATCCGGCTGCTGCTGCTGGACCACCCGACCCGCGGCCTGGACATCGGCGCCCGCTCGGAGGTCTACCGGCTGATGCGTGAGCTCGCCACCAGCGGCGTCGCCACCGTGCTGCTGGCCGACAGCCTCGAGGAGGCCATCGGCATGGCCGACCGCATCCTGGTCATGAACGACGGACGGGTCGTGACCGAGGTCGCCTGCCCGAACGGCGACAAGCCGACCCCTCTGGACCTCGTGAAAGAGATGGTATGA
- a CDS encoding aldehyde dehydrogenase family protein: MSHENSTLLPAVRSFLSAPKQLLIGGEWVDAKDGRTFDTVNPSTEEVLVQVAHASAVDVDRAVVAARTAFEAGSPWSKMTPRNRSHLLWRIGDLIDAHAEEFAQLEALDNGKRVEAARDGDVAISAELFRYFAGWATKMEGTSIPMSVPGREFHAYTRREPVGVVAGIVPWNFPLLMACFKIVPAITAGNTVILKPAEQTPLTALRLGELLLEAGVPAGVVNILPGFGDTGAALVDHHGVDKVAFTGSTEVGKKIAAAASGNLKKVSLELGGKAPNIIFNDADIEAAIAGAVLGGYFNEGQCCVNGSRLYVQRGVFDQVVEGVAAAARAIKVGDGFDPASHMGPLVSKEQHEKVLGYIRGAVAEGAVLNAGSADAVGDRGFFVAPTLITSVNEQMAVQTDEIFGPVVTAIPFDTEDEVVAAANNTVYGLAAGVWSQNIGTAHRVGARLRAGTVWLNTWHADDVTLPRGGFKQSGWGRELGSFGLDDYTELKTVIAELR, from the coding sequence ATGTCCCACGAGAACTCCACGCTCCTGCCCGCCGTCCGCTCGTTCCTGTCGGCACCCAAGCAGCTGCTCATCGGCGGCGAGTGGGTGGACGCCAAGGACGGCAGGACGTTCGACACCGTCAACCCGTCGACCGAGGAGGTGCTTGTCCAGGTCGCGCACGCGTCCGCCGTCGACGTGGACCGCGCCGTCGTGGCCGCTCGCACGGCGTTCGAGGCCGGCTCGCCGTGGTCGAAGATGACCCCACGCAACCGCTCCCACCTGCTGTGGCGCATCGGCGACCTCATCGACGCCCACGCCGAGGAGTTCGCCCAGCTGGAGGCGCTCGACAACGGCAAGCGCGTCGAAGCGGCCCGCGACGGTGACGTCGCGATCTCCGCCGAGCTGTTCCGCTACTTCGCGGGCTGGGCGACCAAGATGGAGGGCACGTCCATCCCGATGTCCGTGCCGGGTCGCGAATTCCACGCCTACACCCGCCGCGAGCCGGTCGGCGTCGTCGCGGGCATCGTGCCGTGGAACTTCCCTCTGCTGATGGCCTGCTTCAAGATCGTCCCGGCGATCACCGCGGGCAACACCGTCATCCTCAAGCCGGCCGAGCAGACTCCGCTGACCGCGCTGCGCCTCGGCGAGCTGCTGCTCGAGGCCGGTGTGCCCGCCGGCGTCGTGAACATCCTGCCCGGCTTCGGTGACACCGGGGCCGCGTTGGTCGACCACCACGGCGTGGACAAGGTCGCCTTCACCGGCAGCACCGAGGTCGGCAAGAAGATCGCCGCCGCGGCCTCGGGCAACCTCAAGAAGGTCTCCCTGGAGCTGGGCGGCAAGGCGCCGAACATCATCTTCAACGACGCCGACATCGAGGCCGCGATCGCCGGCGCGGTGCTGGGCGGCTACTTCAACGAGGGGCAGTGCTGCGTCAACGGCTCGCGCCTGTACGTCCAGCGCGGTGTCTTCGACCAGGTCGTCGAGGGAGTGGCCGCAGCCGCGCGGGCGATCAAGGTGGGCGACGGCTTCGACCCGGCCTCGCACATGGGCCCGCTGGTCTCCAAGGAGCAGCACGAGAAGGTGCTGGGCTACATCCGGGGCGCGGTGGCCGAAGGCGCGGTGCTCAACGCGGGCAGCGCCGACGCGGTCGGCGATCGCGGCTTCTTCGTGGCGCCGACGCTCATCACCTCGGTGAACGAGCAGATGGCCGTGCAGACCGACGAGATCTTCGGCCCGGTCGTGACGGCGATTCCGTTCGACACCGAGGACGAGGTCGTCGCGGCCGCGAACAACACGGTGTACGGGCTTGCCGCCGGTGTCTGGTCGCAGAACATCGGCACCGCGCACCGCGTCGGCGCCCGGCTGCGGGCCGGCACGGTGTGGCTCAACACCTGGCACGCCGATGACGTCACCCTGCCTCGTGGTGGCTTCAAGCAGTCGGGCTGGGGCCGCGAGCTCGGCTCGTTCGGCCTGGACGACTACACCGAGCTCAAGACCGTCATCGCCGAGCTGCGATGA
- a CDS encoding tautomerase family protein gives MPNITVELLAGRSVEQRRAFARAVTDSAVELLGAREQDVRMVFTEITPDVVANGGVLASEDASRAGVVAALEKR, from the coding sequence ATGCCTAACATCACCGTCGAACTGCTCGCGGGCCGGTCCGTGGAGCAGCGCAGGGCCTTTGCCCGGGCCGTGACCGACAGCGCCGTCGAGCTCCTCGGGGCCCGCGAGCAGGACGTCCGCATGGTGTTCACGGAGATCACTCCGGATGTCGTGGCCAACGGGGGTGTGCTGGCCAGCGAGGACGCCAGCCGTGCCGGTGTGGTGGCCGCGCTCGAAAAGCGCTGA
- a CDS encoding ABC transporter permease — MSTPVAMQPVAEPATGKSGPRAAHRLTGFMPLIALVALVVALTIADPDFLTQRSLTAVARTAAPLIVLAAGATLIVLCGGIDLSIAALASLSTVLLALWLPDLGGLATPAVIAVAAAIGAVQGVAHVLLRIPSFIVTLGGMSILSAVALVVSGAGTVRVVDDTPVKWLELYVGGYVPMSAAMALLVVALIAAILKATPLQSWVSATGYAESAARLAGTPVDLVKIGAFCVSGACAGFAAVMLVSRQFSGGPTMADNLLLPAVAAIVVGGTAITGGHGSLWRSLAGAFVVTLLRVGLPIVGVPSAYEQILYGVIIVVAVALTLDWSKVSIIK; from the coding sequence ATGAGCACTCCCGTCGCCATGCAGCCGGTCGCCGAACCCGCGACCGGCAAGAGCGGCCCTCGCGCAGCCCACCGGCTCACCGGGTTCATGCCGCTCATCGCCCTGGTCGCCCTGGTGGTGGCCCTGACGATCGCCGACCCGGACTTCCTGACCCAGCGCAGCCTGACCGCGGTGGCGCGGACTGCCGCACCGCTCATCGTGCTCGCCGCGGGGGCGACGCTCATCGTCCTCTGCGGCGGCATCGATCTGTCCATCGCGGCGCTGGCCTCGTTGTCGACCGTCCTGCTGGCCCTCTGGCTGCCGGACCTCGGCGGCCTGGCCACCCCGGCCGTCATCGCGGTCGCGGCGGCGATCGGCGCGGTGCAGGGCGTGGCGCACGTGCTGCTACGGATCCCGTCGTTCATCGTCACCCTGGGCGGGATGAGCATCCTGTCGGCGGTCGCCCTCGTCGTCTCCGGCGCCGGCACCGTGCGGGTGGTCGACGACACGCCGGTCAAGTGGCTCGAACTGTACGTCGGCGGCTACGTGCCGATGTCGGCCGCGATGGCGCTGCTCGTCGTCGCCCTGATCGCCGCGATCCTCAAGGCGACCCCGCTGCAGAGCTGGGTCTCGGCCACCGGCTACGCCGAGTCGGCCGCGCGGCTCGCCGGCACGCCCGTCGACCTGGTCAAGATCGGTGCGTTCTGCGTCTCCGGCGCCTGCGCCGGGTTCGCCGCGGTCATGCTGGTCTCCCGGCAGTTCAGCGGCGGGCCCACCATGGCCGACAACCTGCTGCTGCCTGCGGTCGCGGCGATCGTCGTCGGCGGCACCGCGATCACCGGCGGTCACGGCAGCCTGTGGCGCAGCCTCGCCGGCGCGTTCGTGGTGACGCTGCTGCGGGTCGGCCTGCCGATCGTCGGTGTGCCGTCCGCCTACGAGCAGATCCTGTACGGCGTGATCATCGTCGTCGCCGTCGCCCTCACCCTCGACTGGTCGAAGGTGTCGATCATCAAATAG
- a CDS encoding YcnI family copper-binding membrane protein, translated as MRRNDIGSARIPADRHDRRPARTRARRAMQTGAAALIVSLFGFASPASAHVTVTPSTTAAGAHAVLQFSVGHGCADSPTTKITIQIPAQITSVTPTRTALWKIAKQTETVDPPAVDAHGNKIVQRVASVTFSTDTPLPDGYREVFELTVHLPEATGTKLVFPTIQTCAQGESAWIEVAQDGQNVEELKLPAPSFITSEPDEGTAHHMATGDAHFMPSAATTPASRTDRTLTLAALAAGILGSLLGGAALVRQRRRT; from the coding sequence ATGCGGCGCAATGACATCGGATCCGCCCGGATCCCGGCCGACCGGCACGACCGCCGTCCGGCGCGAACGCGGGCACGCCGCGCCATGCAGACCGGCGCCGCCGCGCTGATCGTCAGCCTGTTCGGCTTCGCGTCCCCGGCGAGTGCGCACGTCACCGTCACCCCCTCCACGACCGCGGCCGGCGCCCACGCCGTCCTGCAGTTCAGCGTCGGGCACGGCTGCGCGGACTCGCCCACCACGAAGATCACCATTCAGATCCCGGCGCAGATCACCTCGGTGACCCCCACCCGAACTGCGCTGTGGAAGATCGCGAAGCAGACTGAGACGGTCGACCCGCCCGCAGTGGACGCCCACGGCAACAAGATCGTGCAACGGGTCGCCTCGGTCACGTTCAGCACCGACACCCCGCTCCCGGACGGCTACCGCGAGGTTTTCGAACTCACCGTCCACCTGCCCGAGGCCACGGGAACCAAGCTCGTCTTCCCGACCATCCAGACCTGCGCGCAGGGCGAATCCGCCTGGATCGAGGTCGCCCAGGACGGGCAGAACGTCGAAGAACTCAAGTTGCCCGCCCCTAGCTTCATCACCTCCGAGCCCGACGAGGGCACGGCCCACCACATGGCCACCGGCGACGCCCACTTCATGCCCTCCGCCGCCACGACGCCCGCATCGAGAACGGACCGCACCCTGACGCTCGCCGCGCTCGCGGCCGGCATCCTCGGCTCGCTGCTCGGCGGCGCGGCGCTCGTACGACAGCGCCGCCGGACATGA
- the kduD gene encoding 2-dehydro-3-deoxy-D-gluconate 5-dehydrogenase KduD gives MTAQPAAELRSPFDLTGRCAVVTGAGRGLGQAIARGLAQAGADLVLLGRPGSQSSTRDQLTVLGVDVEIVELDVSDHDAVERVAAQVNSDRQVDILVNNAGIIDREDSVDVSRQSWNRVVDVNLNGLFFLCQQFGRPMTERGHGKIVNVASLLSFQGGLRVAAYAASKHGVAGITKALANEWGPRGVQVNAIAPGYMNTDNTTALRADPDRSRSILERIPAGRWGDAADIAGAAVFLSSAAADYVNGHVLVVDGGWMAR, from the coding sequence GTGACCGCCCAGCCCGCCGCCGAACTCCGGTCGCCGTTCGACCTGACCGGCCGCTGCGCCGTCGTCACCGGCGCCGGCCGCGGCCTGGGGCAGGCCATCGCCCGCGGCCTCGCCCAGGCCGGAGCCGACCTGGTCCTGCTGGGCAGGCCGGGCAGCCAGTCGTCCACCCGGGACCAGCTGACCGTCCTCGGCGTCGATGTGGAGATCGTCGAGCTCGACGTCAGCGACCATGACGCCGTCGAGCGGGTCGCCGCGCAGGTGAACAGCGACCGGCAGGTCGACATCCTGGTCAACAACGCCGGCATCATCGACCGCGAGGACTCGGTGGACGTGAGCCGGCAGTCGTGGAACCGCGTCGTGGACGTCAACCTGAACGGCCTGTTCTTCCTCTGCCAGCAGTTCGGACGCCCGATGACCGAACGCGGACACGGCAAGATCGTCAACGTCGCCAGCCTGCTCTCCTTCCAGGGCGGACTGCGCGTGGCCGCGTACGCCGCCAGCAAGCACGGCGTCGCCGGCATCACCAAGGCCCTGGCCAACGAGTGGGGCCCGCGCGGTGTGCAGGTCAACGCCATCGCGCCCGGCTACATGAACACCGACAACACGACCGCGCTGCGTGCGGACCCGGACCGCTCCCGGTCCATCCTCGAACGCATCCCGGCCGGTCGTTGGGGAGACGCCGCCGACATCGCCGGAGCGGCCGTCTTCCTGAGCTCCGCCGCCGCCGACTACGTCAACGGCCATGTCCTGGTCGTGGACGGAGGCTGGATGGCCCGCTGA
- the kduI gene encoding 5-dehydro-4-deoxy-D-glucuronate isomerase: MIEVRHSASPSSVETATNADLRKNFLVDRLFRTGEVHGVYTHDDRLIVGGAVPGAGRLELPAWDVLGTSSHLARRELGIVNVGQSGHVLVNDEKFELRHLDGLFVGRGNEVVFAGADAAFYFVSAPAHAAYPTALLSHAAIEPVKLGTAQGASERSLYRYAWGQELQTSVLQFGVTVIADGSVWNTFPPHLHDRRTEVYMYVDLDDKDRVFHLMGQPGAARHLVVRDREAVISPPWSIHSGVGTGSYAFIWAMGGENNDYTDLQPVALEDL; the protein is encoded by the coding sequence TTGATCGAGGTAAGGCACTCCGCATCGCCGTCCAGCGTGGAGACGGCAACGAATGCGGACCTGCGAAAGAACTTTCTCGTCGACCGCCTGTTCCGCACCGGCGAGGTGCACGGGGTGTACACCCACGACGACCGGCTGATCGTCGGCGGCGCGGTCCCCGGCGCCGGCCGGCTCGAACTGCCGGCCTGGGACGTGCTCGGCACGAGCTCGCACCTGGCCCGCCGCGAGCTCGGCATCGTCAACGTCGGTCAGTCCGGCCACGTGCTCGTCAACGACGAGAAGTTCGAACTGCGTCACCTCGACGGACTGTTCGTCGGCCGCGGCAACGAGGTCGTGTTCGCCGGCGCCGACGCCGCGTTCTACTTCGTCTCCGCGCCGGCCCACGCGGCCTACCCCACCGCCCTGCTGAGCCACGCGGCGATCGAGCCGGTCAAGCTGGGCACGGCACAGGGCGCCAGCGAACGCAGCCTCTACCGCTACGCCTGGGGTCAGGAGCTGCAGACCTCGGTGCTCCAGTTCGGCGTGACCGTCATCGCCGACGGCTCCGTCTGGAACACGTTCCCGCCGCACCTGCACGACCGGCGCACCGAGGTCTACATGTACGTCGACCTCGACGACAAGGACCGGGTCTTCCACCTGATGGGCCAGCCCGGCGCCGCCCGCCACCTCGTCGTGCGCGACCGCGAGGCCGTCATCTCGCCGCCGTGGTCGATCCACTCGGGCGTCGGCACCGGCTCCTACGCCTTCATCTGGGCGATGGGCGGCGAGAACAACGACTACACCGACCTGCAGCCCGTGGCGCTGGAGGACCTGTGA
- a CDS encoding ABC transporter permease, which translates to MTVTTGVAASRRIIRRGAAFRDAGPPVALVVIFAVFAALSPQFRSIDNVQNIVDAAAVLAVVTCGITFVLMMGSIDLSSAGVMGASALTVSLLVANNRNDNDFGLVGILAAIVLGCAFGCLSGLALVLLKVPSFMATLGVSAIGLGVATLLFAGVQPNISDTMLKSWAIERFLGLSYLTWIAAACILVGWLVQRYTRLGRYAFAIGGAEEVLTLSGVKVKPYKVAVFTLAGAFYGLAGVMVTSQLGAGLVQAGNGYDFSAITAAVVGGTLLTGGRGGVLHSAVGVVLVMVLTNGLVQVGVSPYWQGGVEGLIVVAAVAAAVIPQRRRNQVVK; encoded by the coding sequence GTGACGGTCACCACCGGGGTCGCCGCGTCTCGCCGGATCATTCGGCGGGGCGCGGCGTTTCGAGACGCCGGCCCACCGGTCGCGCTCGTCGTCATCTTCGCGGTGTTCGCGGCCCTGAGCCCGCAGTTCCGCAGCATCGACAACGTCCAGAACATCGTGGACGCCGCCGCGGTGCTCGCCGTCGTCACCTGCGGCATCACGTTCGTGCTGATGATGGGGTCGATCGACCTGTCGTCCGCCGGCGTGATGGGCGCCTCCGCGCTGACCGTGTCGCTGCTGGTGGCCAACAACCGCAACGACAACGACTTCGGTCTGGTCGGGATCCTGGCCGCGATCGTGCTGGGCTGCGCGTTCGGCTGCCTGAGCGGGCTCGCGCTGGTCCTGCTGAAGGTGCCGTCGTTCATGGCCACGCTGGGCGTGTCGGCCATCGGGCTCGGCGTCGCGACCCTGCTGTTCGCCGGCGTCCAGCCCAACATCTCCGACACCATGCTCAAGAGCTGGGCCATCGAACGCTTCCTGGGCCTGTCCTATCTCACCTGGATCGCCGCGGCGTGCATCCTGGTGGGCTGGCTCGTCCAGCGCTACACCCGGCTCGGCCGGTACGCCTTCGCGATCGGCGGCGCCGAGGAAGTGCTCACGCTCTCCGGCGTCAAGGTCAAGCCGTACAAGGTCGCGGTCTTCACCCTCGCCGGCGCCTTCTACGGCCTCGCCGGGGTCATGGTGACCAGCCAGCTCGGCGCGGGCCTCGTGCAGGCCGGCAACGGATACGACTTCTCGGCCATCACCGCCGCCGTCGTCGGCGGCACCCTGCTCACCGGGGGCCGGGGCGGCGTCCTGCACTCCGCCGTGGGTGTCGTGCTGGTCATGGTGCTCACCAACGGCCTCGTGCAGGTCGGGGTCAGCCCCTATTGGCAGGGCGGCGTCGAGGGCCTCATCGTCGTGGCCGCGGTCGCCGCCGCGGTCATCCCGCAGCGTCGAAGAAACCAGGTGGTCAAGTGA
- a CDS encoding sugar ABC transporter substrate-binding protein gives MKIAFRPTAVLLTLSLAVVGLAACSEAPAGENDPAGAGACKPADVKLVGQVRNESNPYEASWLAGGDAFAKTVGLTQQRLTYGGDSTKQQEQISQLLAGDTKCLVMNVLPNGDSDTAPIVKGADKAGAYLVTQWNKPADLKPADYKTWISHITYNGVESGKQIGDALAKSIGGSGGIIALQGVLDTAAAKDRFAGLQASLKENSGVQLLDQQTANFSRAEALTVTKTLLTKHGDKVKGIWAANDDMALGALEALQQAGKAGKVAVVGIDAVPDAVAAVQSGSMTATVSSDGTWQGGIGLAIGFCVATGKLQVKDIAADNRAFFAEQFLITKDNAASFAQPKTDPADFDCANVFKRVAGPLK, from the coding sequence GTGAAGATCGCGTTTCGTCCCACCGCAGTCTTATTGACCCTGTCCCTGGCCGTCGTCGGCCTGGCCGCCTGCAGCGAGGCCCCGGCCGGGGAGAACGACCCCGCCGGCGCGGGCGCCTGCAAGCCGGCCGACGTCAAGCTGGTCGGCCAGGTCCGCAACGAGTCCAACCCGTACGAAGCCTCGTGGCTGGCCGGCGGTGACGCCTTCGCCAAGACCGTCGGCCTCACCCAGCAGCGCCTCACCTACGGCGGCGACTCCACCAAGCAGCAGGAGCAGATCAGCCAGCTCCTCGCCGGCGACACCAAGTGCCTGGTCATGAACGTGCTCCCCAACGGCGACTCGGACACCGCGCCGATCGTCAAGGGCGCCGACAAGGCCGGGGCCTACCTGGTCACCCAGTGGAACAAGCCGGCCGACCTGAAGCCGGCCGACTACAAGACGTGGATCAGCCACATCACCTACAACGGCGTCGAGTCCGGCAAGCAGATCGGTGACGCGCTCGCCAAGTCGATCGGCGGCTCCGGCGGCATCATCGCGCTGCAGGGCGTCCTGGACACCGCGGCCGCCAAGGACCGGTTCGCGGGCCTACAGGCGTCGCTCAAGGAGAACTCCGGTGTGCAGCTGCTCGACCAGCAGACCGCCAACTTCTCGCGCGCCGAGGCGCTGACGGTCACCAAGACGCTGCTGACCAAGCACGGCGACAAGGTCAAGGGCATCTGGGCCGCCAACGACGACATGGCACTGGGCGCCCTGGAAGCACTCCAGCAGGCAGGCAAGGCCGGCAAGGTCGCGGTCGTCGGTATCGACGCCGTGCCCGACGCCGTCGCGGCGGTCCAGAGCGGATCCATGACCGCGACCGTCTCCAGCGACGGCACCTGGCAGGGCGGCATCGGCCTGGCGATCGGCTTCTGCGTCGCCACCGGCAAGCTGCAGGTCAAGGACATCGCCGCCGACAACCGGGCGTTCTTCGCCGAGCAGTTCCTCATCACCAAGGACAACGCCGCCAGCTTCGCCCAGCCGAAGACGGACCCGGCGGACTTCGACTGCGCCAACGTCTTCAAGCGCGTGGCCGGGCCCCTGAAGTGA
- a CDS encoding IclR family transcriptional regulator, producing MDADKTVNNSATSQVKSAARVLDVLDDIAANGPGTQLQLATRLGIPKSSLHALLRTMCARGWLDTDQTGSVYRLGVHTLTVSSAYIDGDPVLSRASAVMDEIAAATEETVHLGRLEGGEIIYTAKRESKHPLRMYSAVGRRLPAYSTALGRAMLAEMPEDVRETFVPHEIKAITSQTITDRNALLAIIDKAAQLGYAEESEESCLGVRCFGVALPFSHRSDDALSVAVPISRLKQGREDLIIETLLSVKARLSAMRDNGLVR from the coding sequence GTGGACGCGGACAAAACGGTCAACAACTCCGCTACCTCGCAGGTCAAGTCTGCTGCGCGCGTCCTCGACGTCCTGGACGACATCGCCGCCAACGGCCCCGGCACCCAGCTGCAGCTGGCCACCCGCCTCGGCATCCCGAAGAGCAGCCTGCACGCGCTCCTGCGCACCATGTGCGCCCGCGGATGGCTGGACACCGACCAGACCGGCAGCGTCTACCGGCTCGGCGTCCACACGCTGACGGTCAGCTCCGCCTACATCGACGGCGACCCGGTGCTCTCGCGCGCCAGCGCCGTCATGGACGAGATCGCGGCGGCCACCGAGGAGACCGTGCACCTGGGTCGCCTGGAAGGCGGAGAGATCATCTACACCGCCAAGCGCGAGTCCAAGCACCCGTTGCGCATGTACTCGGCCGTCGGCCGCCGTCTCCCCGCCTACAGCACGGCCCTCGGCCGGGCGATGCTCGCCGAGATGCCCGAAGACGTCCGCGAGACGTTCGTCCCCCACGAGATCAAGGCCATCACCTCCCAGACGATCACGGACCGGAACGCTCTGCTGGCGATCATCGACAAGGCCGCCCAGCTCGGCTACGCAGAGGAGAGCGAGGAGTCCTGCCTGGGTGTGCGGTGCTTCGGCGTCGCGCTGCCCTTCTCGCACCGATCGGATGACGCGCTGAGCGTCGCGGTCCCGATCAGCCGACTCAAGCAGGGCCGGGAGGACCTCATCATCGAGACCCTGCTGAGCGTGAAGGCCCGCCTGTCGGCGATGCGCGACAACGGCCTGGTGCGCTGA